A stretch of DNA from Nitrospirota bacterium:
CCGAAGCATGAGCACGTTCGCTTGCAATGAACTTCCCGCTTCATGTGGCGCGGCACAGGTCCCGCTGAAATAAAAAAGGAGATAAGATGTTCTTATCTCCTTTTTGTTTGCCATCGGTCGCCGCGCGTGACTCTCGATGATGTTAAATGGTGGAGGCGGTGGGATTCGAACCCACGTCCGAAAACCGTCAGCCAGAAGCTCATACATGCTTATCCCCTCATTTATAGCTGTCGCCTCTTCCGGCGCCTCAGGGAAAGCTCCGGAGTCAGCCAGCCCGGTTTATCTTATCCTCCCGCCCCGGACGAAGTCGGGAAGACCAGCCTGGTTTGTGACGTCCCTGCGGCAGTTCAGGCGCCGGCCGCGGAACGCGCTGACTAGTTAATTAGGCAGCGAGTGCCAGTTCGTTATTGGCAGTTGTTATTTACCATGTGTTTTACGAGCCCCATGGCACCTCGGCATGCAACTCCTGACCTCTGTGTCCCCGTCGAAACCTGTCGCCCCCTTTTTTGATGAACAGGATACGGCCCTTGCCGCTTGAATCAAGAGTCCGGACACAGACAGCGTCAACAGGCGCATGAAGGGATAATTGTTAGGGGAGGGAAGTTATCCCTGTGCCTCTCAGCGCGGCCCGCGTCCAAATCACTATTCCAACAATAATATAGTACTCTATTTCCCGGCACAATTCAACAGCCGCTCCGCAACTTCCGTACCGATCCCGATGATCCTGACGATCTTGTCACGCGACGTATGACCGGAAACGATCTCGACCTGGGACTTTGATACGGAAAAAGTATCCGCGAGGAACCGGATCAGGGCCTCGTTCGCCGCGCCGTCCACGGGCGGGGCAGTCAGCCTGATCTTGATGCCCCCGTCCTCCCTGCGGACGACCTCGTTCTTCGAAGCGCGCGGCTGGATGCGGACAGACAGCGTCACACTCTCCGCCGCTGCCTTATTCCGCGGCCGGCCCTGCCTGGCTTTCATTGCCGCTTTCCTCGAAGGTCACCATTTCGAGATGCATCTGGATCACCTTCTTGATGTCCTGCAGGAAGTGGTGCTTCCGCCGCTTCAGCTCCTGGATGTCCGTTTCGAGCCTGACCTTCTCCTGCTGGGTATTGCCGATGATCTGCTGGCTGCGCACCTCGGCGTCCCTGATGATCAGGTCCGCCTCCTTGCGCGCGTTCTCCTTCGTGTCGTCCGACACCTTCTGGGTCATGATAAGCGTGTTCTTGACCGTCTCCTCCCGGGAGACGAGCTCGGCCATCCGCTGGTCATAGGACTGCCGGAACTCGCGCAGCTCCGTCACCTCGCGCAGGAGCGCCTCCATCTCTTCCCGCACCAGGTCGAGAAAGTTGTCGACCTCGACGCGTTCATACCCCCGGAAGCCCACGTGGAACCGTTTCTGCTGGATGTCGAGCGGTGTAATGTTCATAGGATCGCCTCCCGGCCGATGGGTCCCGTGCGTTAGCCCATCGAATGGCCGATACGAAAGAGCGTGTTGATCAACGCGTACTGCAGAAAGATGATGATGAGGATCGCAATGAGCGGTGAAAAATCGATGCCGACCTTATACGGCGGCACCAGCTTCCTGATGGGCCTGAGCGCCGGCTCGGTCATCCTCGCGAGGATCTGCACGATCGGGTTGTAGGGGTCCGGGTTCACCCAGGAGATGAGCGCGCGGATGATGATGACCCACATGTAGATGTTCAGCACGACGTCGAGCACCTTGGCGATTCCCAGAATGATATTGCCGAATACGAACATTGTCCCTCCCGTTGTAATGCCGACCTGCAATCGACTAGCGTCGACCTGCACCGACCAGTGGCGACAAATCCCGTCCAAGAAACAAAATAACTTCTAAGAAGCGGGATATTGTTTCCCGCCTTTGCACCGAATCTTCGACAGATTCTCTACTTGTCGTTTTTATACGACAGCGTCCAGTTTCCGGCGTCACGAATCATGGCCGCCAGCAGTGCGAGTATACGCTCGTATTTCTGATCAAGCGTACCTGCTGTTTGCTTGTTTATAGAAGAGCACCGGAGCGACACTTCTATCCACGTTTGCGTTTCGGATCCCTCAGCTTCTGCGTCGTTCAATTCACTCTTAAATGCTGCTTCATATCATCGCTTCCGCCACGCTTCGGCAAGATTGGCGGCTACAGCGCGGGAGGATCTACGGATCTGGTCCACGAGAGAATACTTTTCCTCGGTTGGAAAGACTTTGGTAATTTCATAAATCTCCATGGCTGCATCCATTGCGACCTGCCATACATGTAATTCTGTATGGCTCTGAATGTTCCCCCATGCTCGCCTTTCGGTCTATCCAATTGCCTCACGTCGTCTCACTGTTAGCCTGCTGGTTTCTGTCGTCGCTCATTCGGTTTTCGTCGCCTATCATCGCTTGTCTGTCGATTCTGTCAGGTTTTACTTCCCCAGTTCCCTGCTCCTGGCAGCTGCCGCTTCCACGGCGTTCATGAGCGTGGCCCGGAGCTTACCCTTCTCGAGCGCGTGCAGCCCTTCGATGGTCGTCCCCCCGGGCGAGGTCACCATGTCGCGCAGTTTGCCCGGATGCTCACCGGTCTCGAGCACCATCTTCGCCGATCCGAACACGGTCTGGGCCGCGAGTTCCAGCGCAAGGGGCCGGGGCAGCCCTGCCTTCACACCCGCGTCGGACAGGGCATCAATGATCATGAACACGTAGGCAGGGCCGCTGCCCGACAGCCCGGTCACGGCGTCCATCAGCTTCTCGTCCACGACCACGGACCTGCCCACGGCGCCGAAGATCTGCTGCGCCAGCCCCATATCATCCTGCGTTGCCTTTGACCCGGCAGCGATGCCAGCCGCACCGGCGAGCACGAGCGCGGGCGTGTTCGGCATCACCCTGATCACCCGGGGCTCTGCCGCAAGCATCTTCTGGATCCTGTCGATCGTCACGCCTGCGGCGATGGAGATGACCAGCTTTGTCTTATCCGCGACGGGGGCGATCTTGGCCAGGACCACGTCGATGACCTGGGGCTTTACGCAGAGCAGCACGACGTCGGCGCCGGACGCGGCGTCCCGGGTGCTCTTCTGGACTATGATACCATAGGTCGTCCTGAGATGCTCGAGCCGGTCGGCGGAGACATCATTGACGACCAACTGGTCCGCCTTCACGACACCGGCTGCAAGCAGCCCCCTGATCAGCGCCTCGGCCATGTTCCCGCCGCCCAGGAATGCGATTTTGCCCTTTATCGTCATGCCGCCCCCTCTGTTTCCTTCGATGGTCCTGCCTGTTGCTCCGAGCTCCCGCGTACGATCCTATCTTCTTTCCCCGAATATCGCCGTGCCCACCCGCACCATGGTTGCGCCTTCTTCGATGGCGACCTCGAAATCGTTGCTCATGCCCATGGAAAGCTCTTTCAGGGATACGCCGGGGATCCGCTCCCGCGCGATGGCCTCCGACAGTTCGCGCAGCTTCCTGAAATAGGGCCGCACCCGCTCGGGATCGTCAAGGAACGGCGGGATGGTCATCAGCCCCTTGAGCGAGAGGTGGCCCAATTTTGCCGCTTCTCTCACCAGGCCGGCAGTCTGCTCGATCGCCGCGCCAGCCTTGCTCTCCTCCCCGGCGATGCTCACCTCGATCAGTATGTCCTGTACCTTCCCGATCTTCGCGGCCTGCCGGTCGATCTCCCGGGCAAGCTCGATGCTGTCCACGGAATGGATCAGATAGAACAGCCTGACCGCATACTTTGCCTTGTTCGTCTGGAGATGGCCGATCAGGTGCCAGCTGGCGACCGGTCCGAGCATCTCGATCTTTTCCTTCGCCTCCTGCACCCGGTTCTCGCCGAGGATCAATGCCCCGGCCTCAACGGCCTCGCGGATGCGGGCGACATCGACGGTCTTGGTAACGACAACGAGCTTGATGGCGGAGGGCTCGCGGCCGGCCCGCTGGGCCGCGGCGGCGATCCTGTCCAGGACCGTCTTGACGTTGTCCTCAATTGACATTGAAAGTTAAAGGTCTTTGACACTGATTATCACAGATCAGCCTATGATTAGACCATGATTTTCATAGATTCATTCAGTGTCCGTCTGTGTCCCTAATTCAAGGTCTTATCATGATAACCGACAGCATCCTGCCGGTCCTGCCTTCGGCGCGGAAGGAATAGAACAGGTCCCTTCTGCAGCAGGTGCAGAGGCCGAGGGAGTGGACGTTCCCCGGCGGAAGTCCCGCCTGCACGATGCCGATCCTGTTCAGCTTTACGAGGTCCAGGCTCCACTTGTCGTTGCCGAGCGGAGAGGCGGCCTTCTGCCAGAGGGAGAAGCTCTCTTTCACCGGGCCCATGACCGGTTCGTCCACTTCGTAGCACTCTGGCCCGATCGCCGGGCCGATGGCCGCGATCATCCGCGAAGGATCGGAGCCGAATTCGTCCTGCATCGTCTGCACGGCCTTCCGCACGATCTTCTTGACCGTGCTCCGCCAGCCGGCATGGACCGCGCCGATCGCGGGTATGACGGGGTCGACCAGCAGCACGGGTACGCAGTCTGCGGTCTCGACGCCGATGGCGATGCCGGCCTGGTTCGTGACCATGGCATCGGCCTCGACCGGCAGCAGGCTCGTGTAGTTCTGATCATCGACACGCACGATCGTATCGCCGTGAACCTGGTTCACGGTCACGACGCGGTCAGGAGCCACTCCGAATGCTTCTGCCACGACGTTCCAGTCCCCTGACAGCTTGAACCCGTTCGTGCGGGCACCGAGGCCGTTCCTTCTCGTGGTGAACGCATGCCTGACACGCGGGATCTGTTCAAGCCCGGGAATTGTGAGCAGTTGAACATTTTTCTCAGACGTGAATTGTTTCTGTTTTCCGTCCCTGTTCATCCCTGTTCATCCGCGGCCGCAGATTTCTCTTCCGGCGTGCACACTCCGCAGGCCTTGCAGGAGCCCACGCTGCACACTGGCGTGAACTTTCCGTCGAGGGCCCGGTTGTATTCGTTCCTAAGATAATCTTTCCTCACACCGATGTCAATGAAATCCCAGGGAAGGACCTCGTCGAACGAGCGTCTGCGCCTTGCGTAGAAGTCCATATCCACGTTCAGCTCCCTTGCGGCGGCCTTCCAGTCCCCACTTTTTTCATGGGCGCTCCTGATCAGCGCGCCGACCCTCCGGTCCCCGCGGGACAGGAGCGCCTGGATATACTCCCACTTCGGAAGGTCGTGGATCATGTTCATGTTCCCGGTCCTCCGGACTGCCTTTTCGAGAAAACGCTGCTTCCTGTTCAGCACCTCCACCGCCTCCATGGGCTCCCACTGGAACGGCGTGAACGGCTTCGGTACGAAGGAGTTTACCGAGAGGGTGATCCTGCCGATCCTGCCCGCAGGCCGCGCGTGCCTGAGTTGAACCTCGCGCACCTGCATGCTGAGCGCAATGATCGCCTCAACGTCCTCCTGCGTCTCCGTGGGCAGGCCCAGGATGAAGTAGAGCTTCAGGTTCGGAATGCCGCGGCCGAAGACCATGTCGGCGGCCCTCAGGATATCCTCTTCGCTCACGCCCTTGTTGATGACCCTGCGGAGCCGTTCGGACCCCGCTTCGGGCGCAATCGAGATGGTCTTGTGCCCGCTCTTCGCGAGCCGTTCGATGAGCGCTTCGCTCACCGAGTCCGCGCGCAGGGACGAGACCGAGACGCCGCCTTCGATCGCCATGCAGAGCTCGTTGATGTGGGGATAATCCGAAAGCGCCGCGCCCACGAGGCCGATCCTGCCGCACTGCGCATCGGCTTGCGCAGCCTGCCGCTTTGCCGCTTCGATGCCGAGGTTCCGCGGCGGGAGATAAAGGTACCCGGCCATGCAGAATCTGCAGTGCCTGCCGCAGCCCCGGGTGATCTCGGACAGGTACCGGTCGCTGAACTCGGTGTTCGGCGTCAGGATCGCGGTGGCGGCGGGGAAACGGTCGAAGTCCCCGGCAGTTCGCTTGGCGATCATTTCCGGCGCGGAGGGCTCGTGTTTTCTGCGCTCCCTGATCGTTCCGTCCTCATGATACAGGACCTCATAGAACTCCGGCACGTACACGCCGGCGATGGCGCTCAATGCCCTGAGCAATTCCCCGCGGCTATCGTCTCGGTGCTTTCGATAGACATCGACGAACTCATTTACAACGTCCTCGCCCTCCCCCGCGATCACGAGATCGAAGAAGTCCGCCAGGGGTTCGGGGTTGAAGAACGAGCAGATGCCGCCGAGCACCACGAGCGGTCCCTCGCCATTCCGCTCCTCCCGGGAAGCCGGGATGCCGGCGAGCCGCAGCATCTCCAGGATGTTCAGGTAGTCCTGTTCGAAGGAGACCGAGAAGGCCAGGATGTCGAACTCCCTGACAGGCCGCCGGTTTTCGAAGGTAAAGAGCTTCCTGTTGGTCTTTTCGTACTCCTCGATGTCCTCCTCATCGGGAAGGAAGACCCGCTCGCATGCCGTGTCAGGACGGCCGTTCAGGATGCGGTAGATCTGGTGAATGCCGAGGTTCGACATGCCGATATGGTAGGTGTTCGGGTAGGCGAGCGCGACCTCGATGCCGGCGCCGCGGGCCTTAACAACCGCTCCCCGCTCAGCGGCAAGGAGGGAATCGATTTTTTCGTCAAGTTTCCGGGACATGCGCGGATTATACTATGCCCCCCCTGTTTGCGCAAAAGAAATCGCCCCTTTCATAACCCCGTGATTATTAAAGAACGGGACACGATCATCCGACAAGATTCGTATCAACCAGCTTCCCCGGCCGCATCCCTGGCCGGAACCGCACCCTGAAGAGGCTTAAGACGATATGTCGACACTCTCTCTCGTAGCTGTGTTTCTTATTCTGGCCGGCGCGGCTCTCCTGTTCTTTGCCGGTCTTCGTGCGCGCACGAAGACCGGCCATGCCCCGCAGGAGCTGCAGCAGGCAATCGCCGCGATGAAAGAAAGCGAGGAGCGGTACCGGCAGCTCATCGAGCTGTCACCCGATGGGATCGCCATCCACATCGAGGGCAGGTTTGTTTTCATGAACCCGTCGGGAATGCGGCTCCTCGGTGCGGCAGATCCCGCCAAGGTCATCGGAAAATCCGTATTCGAATTCATCCATCCCGATTACCACGAGATCGTGACGCAGCGCATTCAGGGACTGTCCCGGGCCGGGGCCCAGACCGCTCCCTGGCTTGAACAAAAATATATCCGGTGCGACGGAACGGAGATCGATGTGGAGGTTGCGGGGAATTTCTTTTCCTCAGGCGGAAAACCAGCGGTCCAGATCATATTCCGGGACATCAGCGAACGGAAACAGATCGAGGAGGGGCTCAGGCGGATCGCGCTGTATGATGATCTCACGGGTCTGCCGAACCGGGCGCTCTTCTTCGACCGCACGCGCCAGCTTCTGGAGCTGGCGAAGCGAAACAGATTCGTGCTCGCGGTCCTCTATATCGACCTGGACCGTTTCAAGGCGGTCAACGATGCGCTCGGGCATGAGATGGGCGATCTGCTGCTTAAGGAAGTGTCCAGGAGGCTGGTTGCCTGCACCCGGAAGGCGGACACGGTGGCCCGTATGGGAGGAGACGAGTTCGTCGGGCTCTGTGGTAAGATCGAGGCGCCCGAGGACGCCGCGGTCGTCGCCCGGAAGATCATCGAGGTGCTGTCCGATCCGTTCGTGCTCAGGGAGCATGAGTGCAGCATCGGCGCCAGCATCGGCATCAGCATCTACCCCGGGGACGGCGATGATGTGGAGACACTCCTGAACAGGGCTGACGCCGCCATGTACCGCGTCAAGGATAGCGGGCGGGGCGGGTTCCTGCTCTACCGCGACATGACCAAACCGTGATCCACACTGCACCGGGCCTGCGCCGGCCGGCCCTTCACTTCGGCCGGGCGCTGACAATATCGCCGCGCGGCGCCCCGCCTTCCGTCCCCAAGTCATCTCATTTCACATCGGCCTTCCTGAAGCTTCGGTAGAGCAGCAGGTCATACACGATCTTCAGCCCCCCGGAAACGAGGAACGGTGCGGCCAGGAGCGCCGGCGTCGCAAGGAAGACGCCGGTCAGGGCCGGCGAGAAGGCCGCGCCGATCGAGCGGGCGATGGTCGTGACGCCCGAGGCGGCCGACCGTTCGTCCGGCGCTACGACGGCCATGGTGTAGGATTGGCGCGTAGGCACGTCCATCTGGGAAATGCTGAAGCGGAGCAGCAGCACGGTGACCGCGAGCGCCAGGTTCGGCATGAGCGGCACCAGACAGAGCAGCACGTTCGACGGGATGTGGGAAAACACCATGGTATTGATCAGGCCGAAGCGGTTGGCAAGCCGGATTGCGAAAAGCGCCGAGAGGCCGGCCAGGATATTGGCCCCGAAGAAGATGCTGCCCAGAAGCGCAGCGTCCACGCCAAACCGGATGTGGAACCAGTAGGCGACCATGCTCTGGATCACGAACCCGCCGGCAAAGGCGTCGAGCGCGAACAATGCGGAAAGCTTCAGGACCACGCCCCGGGACTGATGCAGGCCGAACACACGCGCCACTGCGCGGGAGGCGGGCTTCGCCTCCACTCCCGGAGAGAGGAACAGGAAGAGCGCGGCCAGGATGATGCCGCATGCGGCGTATTGAACAATCACCGCGCGGTAGGATAGGAGCTCCGTATATCCGGCGCTCACGATAAGTTTCGAGAGGAGCCCGCCGGCAAGCGCGCCCGAGGCTGCGGCAAGCGAACCGGCCACGTTGTACCAGGCGAACGCCCTGGTGCGCTGCTCGGCAGGGAGAAGCTGGGAGAGCGCCGCATGTTCGAGGGAGAGGAAGGGC
This window harbors:
- a CDS encoding YggT family protein, which gives rise to MFVFGNIILGIAKVLDVVLNIYMWVIIIRALISWVNPDPYNPIVQILARMTEPALRPIRKLVPPYKVGIDFSPLIAILIIIFLQYALINTLFRIGHSMG
- a CDS encoding diguanylate cyclase: MSTLSLVAVFLILAGAALLFFAGLRARTKTGHAPQELQQAIAAMKESEERYRQLIELSPDGIAIHIEGRFVFMNPSGMRLLGAADPAKVIGKSVFEFIHPDYHEIVTQRIQGLSRAGAQTAPWLEQKYIRCDGTEIDVEVAGNFFSSGGKPAVQIIFRDISERKQIEEGLRRIALYDDLTGLPNRALFFDRTRQLLELAKRNRFVLAVLYIDLDRFKAVNDALGHEMGDLLLKEVSRRLVACTRKADTVARMGGDEFVGLCGKIEAPEDAAVVARKIIEVLSDPFVLREHECSIGASIGISIYPGDGDDVETLLNRADAAMYRVKDSGRGGFLLYRDMTKP
- a CDS encoding YggS family pyridoxal phosphate-dependent enzyme → MSIEDNVKTVLDRIAAAAQRAGREPSAIKLVVVTKTVDVARIREAVEAGALILGENRVQEAKEKIEMLGPVASWHLIGHLQTNKAKYAVRLFYLIHSVDSIELAREIDRQAAKIGKVQDILIEVSIAGEESKAGAAIEQTAGLVREAAKLGHLSLKGLMTIPPFLDDPERVRPYFRKLRELSEAIARERIPGVSLKELSMGMSNDFEVAIEEGATMVRVGTAIFGERR
- the proC gene encoding pyrroline-5-carboxylate reductase, with amino-acid sequence MTIKGKIAFLGGGNMAEALIRGLLAAGVVKADQLVVNDVSADRLEHLRTTYGIIVQKSTRDAASGADVVLLCVKPQVIDVVLAKIAPVADKTKLVISIAAGVTIDRIQKMLAAEPRVIRVMPNTPALVLAGAAGIAAGSKATQDDMGLAQQIFGAVGRSVVVDEKLMDAVTGLSGSGPAYVFMIIDALSDAGVKAGLPRPLALELAAQTVFGSAKMVLETGEHPGKLRDMVTSPGGTTIEGLHALEKGKLRATLMNAVEAAAARSRELGK
- a CDS encoding DUF167 domain-containing protein; translation: MKARQGRPRNKAAAESVTLSVRIQPRASKNEVVRREDGGIKIRLTAPPVDGAANEALIRFLADTFSVSKSQVEIVSGHTSRDKIVRIIGIGTEVAERLLNCAGK
- a CDS encoding DivIVA domain-containing protein, translating into MNITPLDIQQKRFHVGFRGYERVEVDNFLDLVREEMEALLREVTELREFRQSYDQRMAELVSREETVKNTLIMTQKVSDDTKENARKEADLIIRDAEVRSQQIIGNTQQEKVRLETDIQELKRRKHHFLQDIKKVIQMHLEMVTFEESGNESQAGPAAE
- a CDS encoding TIGR03960 family B12-binding radical SAM protein encodes the protein MSRKLDEKIDSLLAAERGAVVKARGAGIEVALAYPNTYHIGMSNLGIHQIYRILNGRPDTACERVFLPDEEDIEEYEKTNRKLFTFENRRPVREFDILAFSVSFEQDYLNILEMLRLAGIPASREERNGEGPLVVLGGICSFFNPEPLADFFDLVIAGEGEDVVNEFVDVYRKHRDDSRGELLRALSAIAGVYVPEFYEVLYHEDGTIRERRKHEPSAPEMIAKRTAGDFDRFPAATAILTPNTEFSDRYLSEITRGCGRHCRFCMAGYLYLPPRNLGIEAAKRQAAQADAQCGRIGLVGAALSDYPHINELCMAIEGGVSVSSLRADSVSEALIERLAKSGHKTISIAPEAGSERLRRVINKGVSEEDILRAADMVFGRGIPNLKLYFILGLPTETQEDVEAIIALSMQVREVQLRHARPAGRIGRITLSVNSFVPKPFTPFQWEPMEAVEVLNRKQRFLEKAVRRTGNMNMIHDLPKWEYIQALLSRGDRRVGALIRSAHEKSGDWKAAARELNVDMDFYARRRRSFDEVLPWDFIDIGVRKDYLRNEYNRALDGKFTPVCSVGSCKACGVCTPEEKSAAADEQG
- a CDS encoding MFS transporter, with the translated sequence MAYTRSDVALLFVARSVRLFAYGALSVVLALYLHEIGLSGVLIGLLFTLTLAGDAVITLWITTTADHAYVRGRKKMLLLGAGLMVLAGVVFSLTGNPPVLIIAGIIGVISPSGNEIGPFLSLEHAALSQLLPAEQRTRAFAWYNVAGSLAAASGALAGGLLSKLIVSAGYTELLSYRAVIVQYAACGIILAALFLFLSPGVEAKPASRAVARVFGLHQSRGVVLKLSALFALDAFAGGFVIQSMVAYWFHIRFGVDAALLGSIFFGANILAGLSALFAIRLANRFGLINTMVFSHIPSNVLLCLVPLMPNLALAVTVLLLRFSISQMDVPTRQSYTMAVVAPDERSAASGVTTIARSIGAAFSPALTGVFLATPALLAAPFLVSGGLKIVYDLLLYRSFRKADVK
- the pgeF gene encoding peptidoglycan editing factor PgeF, which encodes MNRDGKQKQFTSEKNVQLLTIPGLEQIPRVRHAFTTRRNGLGARTNGFKLSGDWNVVAEAFGVAPDRVVTVNQVHGDTIVRVDDQNYTSLLPVEADAMVTNQAGIAIGVETADCVPVLLVDPVIPAIGAVHAGWRSTVKKIVRKAVQTMQDEFGSDPSRMIAAIGPAIGPECYEVDEPVMGPVKESFSLWQKAASPLGNDKWSLDLVKLNRIGIVQAGLPPGNVHSLGLCTCCRRDLFYSFRAEGRTGRMLSVIMIRP